The Manis javanica isolate MJ-LG chromosome 4, MJ_LKY, whole genome shotgun sequence genome contains a region encoding:
- the AADACL3 gene encoding LOW QUALITY PROTEIN: arylacetamide deacetylase-like 3 (The sequence of the model RefSeq protein was modified relative to this genomic sequence to represent the inferred CDS: inserted 1 base in 1 codon), whose product MIFHQLRICSMPQFVRCIHDLMPLEEEPDVVVADLCFGVVPVKLYQPRAPSCTLRPGIVFHQSSGKVFGSLETHHVAYTVVAQGEWLSGSINWVSKGEDGRVSGSQERGADGMGSRNQQQAGGWRAPGGRPAPGESVRRGGERQGSGRPSCGIMCALAVWKLPEERSLLGRSSAEPHSCSACGRNTLHGLEQPCAFWPLCASFLCRHGMVPQQKFPVGATDCTAAATHSMQSLGMYGVDPVWVVVCGDSVGGGIAVIIFQRLLDQPDLPKIQARILVNFIFQSPYFQLPSYQQNTNVLLLSLAFAFYCWCVYLGISPSWKTTIRRGARLPAEVWEKYGKWLGPENMPERFKKRSYQXVPREPVNEAAYQETKFILDLMNSPLIAENEVVSLLPEACMLSCEYDLLRDDSLSCKKRLGDLGVPATWHHVEGGVHGVLNSLDVGCLYFPCSMRILNTTVHFLKGL is encoded by the exons ATGATTTTTCATCAACTGAGAATCTGTTCTATGCCCCAATTTGTGCGATGCATACATGACCTCATGCCACTAGAGGAGGAGCCGGATGTCGTGGTCGCAGATCTCTGCTTTGGCGTGGTCCCCGTGAAGCTGTACCAGCCCAGGGCACCCTCCTGCACACTGAGGCCGGGCATCGTGTTCCACCAGAGCAGCGGCAAGGTCTTTGGGAGCTTGG aaaccCACCATGTGGCATATACTGTCGTCGCCCAAGGAGAGTGGCTCAGTGGTTCTATCAACTGGGTGAGTAAAGGGGAGGACGGAAGGGTGTCGGGAAGCCAGGAGCGCGGGGCTGATGGGATGGGAAGCAGGAATCAGCAGCAGGCGGGGGGCTGGAGGGCACCAGGAGGAAGGCCTGCGCCCGGAGAGTCAGTgcggagaggaggggagaggcagggctCAGGGCGCCCCTCCTGTGGGATCATGTGTGCCCTGGCCGTCTGGAAGCTGCCCGAGGAACGCTCCTTGCTGGGCAGGTCAAGTGCAGAGCCTCACAGCTGCAGCGCTTGTGGGCGGAACACTCTTCACGGGCTGGAACAGCCCTGCGCGTTCTGGCCGCTATGCGCCTCC TTCCTGTGTAGACATGGCATGGTGCCCCAGCAGAAGTTTCCAGTGGGAGCAACAGACTGCACGGCAGCTGCCACCCATTCCATGCAGTCCCTGGGTATGTACGGGGTGGACCCAGTGTGGGTCGTGGTCTGTGGTGACAGTGTGGGAGGCGGAATAGCAGTGATAATTTTTCAAAGACTTCTGGACCAGCCAGATCTTCCCAAGATCCAGGCCCGAATCCTGGTAAACTTCATTTTCCAAAGCCCATATTTCCAGCTCCCATCCTACCAGCAGAACACCAACGTCCTGTTGCTCAGTCTTGCCTTTGCCTTCTATTGTTGGTGTGTTTACCTGGGCATCAGCCCCTCCTGGAAGACCACCATCAGGAGAGGCGCCCGTTTGCCTGCTGAAGTCTGGGAAAAGTATGGAAAGTGGTTGGGTCCAGAAAACATGCCCGAAAGGTTTAAGAAGAGAAGCTACC CAGTGCCCCGGGAGCCCGTGAATGAGGCTGCCTATCAGGAGACAAAGTTCATCCTGGATTTGATGAACTCGCCCCTGATTGCAGAAAATGAAGTAGTGTCTCTGCTCCCCGAAGCCTGCATGTTGAGCTGTGAATATGATCTTCTCCGGGACGACTCACTGTCGTGCAAGAAGAGGCTGGGGGACCTGGGAGTCCCAGCGACTTGGCACCACGTGGAGGGTGGTGTCCACGGAGTGCTCAACAGCCTTGACGTGGGTTGCTTGTACTTCCCCTGCTCCATGAGGATCCTGAATACCACAGTCCATTTCCTAAAAGGGTTGTAG